The window ACTTATCTTACAGGAAAGGAAGATTTATTGCATAATGCTGAAGATGATCAATAATCACAAAAAACCTCCTGATCAGTGATCGGGAGGTTTTTGTTTACTGAAATATGCTCAGTCCCATTTGCTTTGAACAGAAATTGCATATTTTCCGGCTCCGGTAAAGAAAAAACTTATGCTTACAAGCATGCAGATCACAAGCAGTTCTAAAGCCCATAATAATTCCAGATTGCTTTTACTGATCTGTTTGATCGTGGTATCTTCATTAGCCTGAATGAACATTCTTGATGGAAGCTCACACAGATAGCTGTAAAGATCATTCACCCACCAGTTTTCAATACCCAGCTGAGTAGTATTTTCCTTCCCTTTTTCATCAATATGATACGCATACAGGCTTCCCTTTGCAATGAAGTGCATTTGTCTGGAAACCTGTCCTTCACGAAGCAGATACTCTTTCTTTTTAAGGAATATGATTTCTAATTTTGACGTGATACAGTGAATGTCCTGATCTTCTAATGAAACGATTTCTCTAAAGTGTTCTATAAGTTGTGAAAGTATTTTATCTGTATCCGTCATAAGAATTTGTGCGTATAGCGTAGAGATACAAATTTAAATAAATATTGGATAGTTGAGTTTCAGGAGATGCTTATAAAAGCAAGAAGACCACAATTTACGGGCTAAATTGTGGTCTTCTCCTTCTAAGAACTATTTAACTACGATTCTGTTTTCAAATAACCATAATGTAAAGCAGTCTCTTTTCCAAATAAGCTTGAGAAAATATTCTGAAACTCATGGATATATCTGCATTTTATGGCATTCCCGTATATTTTCAGACCTTCCAGTATTTTTCTGGAGCTTAGGTCTATATCGTATTTTATAAAGGATTCCGGTCTTTCATATCGGATGCTCTGATCCGAACTGTATGTTCTTGAAAATCCCAGTTTTTCAAGCCATTCTTCTGTTATTTTAATGGGCTTAATGGAATCCGCCGGAACTGAAATGCTTTGAACATCATTTTCAATTTTAACAAAATAATCCTGTTCTACATTGTGAAAGATCTCTGTAATGGTATAAATCTGGTTTTTGTATTCCACTAAGTTCTTGATTTTTAGATCTGCTACGTTCATAATATTTTGAGTTTTTAGTTGATGATAGGGTCTCAGATAAATATCAAATAGTATGCCCGACATTGTATTTTTGGATTCTGTTTTAGTCAATAATAGGTTAAATTTTTACTATAAAAAATTAATAATGTGTTAAATAGTACACACAAAGGCGAATTATCACCCATGCCTTGCAAAATAGATGTGGTATGTATGTGGTATCAGTTTTTTATTCTGGCTTTGGGAATGGCATTAAAAGTTGTAAGTATAAGAGCTGTGATAACCGAAATAATGAGGACGGCAATGAAGACATTCCAGGAATAGGCATGAAGCAGATAGCCGGTACCGCTTCCCAGAATACTTGAGCCGAAATAGTAGAACAGCCAGTAAATAGAAGTGGCTGAAGATTTTCCTCTTTTGGCATACAACGCAGTCATCTGGCTTGCCATGGTATGAGCCGCAAAAAAGGAAAGTGTAAAAAGCCCGAGCCCGAAAATAAGGATATAAATGTTTTCAGACAGCAGCATAGCAGCCCCTGTAATCATGGACAGGATGGAGGCTTTAAGAATGCTGTTCATAGGAAATCTTCTGGAAAGGCGGCCTGTAATCATAGTTCCAAACACTCCGAAAATATACATCAGGAAGATAAATGCGATAATAAAATGACTTAAAGAAAAAGGTTTTGCTTCCAGTCTGAAAGTGAGGTAATTATAAACACTTACAAAAACCCCCATCAGCAAAGCCGCAGTACAGTATAAACGAAGCATATAAGGGTTGGTAAGAAAAAACTTCATCTGCTTTACTTTAAGATGATAATCTGTCTTCTGCGGATTGAAAAATCTGGATTCCGGGAAGAGTTTCCAGAATACAGCGCCCAAAATACAACTTTCTATCCCGATCAGCAGAACCGCATTGCGCCACCCGAATTCTCCCGCAAACAGAGTTGCCATTATCCTTCCGCTCATTCCGCCAATTGTATTTCCGCTGAGGTACATGCTGATAGCAGCCGGTACCGCCAAAGCGTCTACCTCCTCTGTAAGGTAGGCAAGAGCCACTGCAGATACTCCGGAGACAACAAATCCCTTCAGTACACCCACCGCAATCAGAATGCTTAAACTAGGGATCCAGGTAGAAATAATAGTAAGGAACGCAGAAGAAATCAGTGAAAAGACCATCAGTTTTTTCCTTGAATAGCTGTCTGCTTTAAAGGCAAAAAATAATAATCCCAGTGCCATACCTATTGTAGATGAAGATACCAAAAGGGAAGTATCGCCCACGGATACCCCAAACTGCTCTGCGGCCATTGGCAGCAAAGGCTGGAAAAGATAAAGCTGTGCAAAAACAGAAAGTCCTGAAAAGAAAATACAAAGTTTTATAGATCGGAAACGGGCGCTTCCCTGGGTGGCTTTTTCAGATGAATTCATGATTTTTTGCAATTAAGATGCAGTGGTTTGACAGAAAATTAAGCAGTACAAATTTCCTGATTATTTTCCGAATGTAAAAATCATTATTTCAATAGTAGGTATGGACGAAACTGATCAATGAAGCTGAAGACTGCTGATGTATTCGGAAGGCGTAATATTTTCTATCTGCTTAAAGACCCGGTTAAAAGTAGACTGGTTAGAGAATCCTGCCTCTGTGTAGATGTACATTAAGGTCACTTTTTCGATATCATTTTCATTAAGAAGCCTTTTGACACATTCAATTCTATGCCTGTTCAGATAGTTGTTAAAATTAGGGTATCCTTTGGCGCGGATTGATTTTGATATATAGCTGCTGTTGATCTCTATTTCTGCCGAAAGCTTTGAAATATTAAAGTTAACGTCCTTATACAGATGTTTCTCTCTCATGA of the Chryseobacterium aureum genome contains:
- a CDS encoding Crp/Fnr family transcriptional regulator, with translation MTDTDKILSQLIEHFREIVSLEDQDIHCITSKLEIIFLKKKEYLLREGQVSRQMHFIAKGSLYAYHIDEKGKENTTQLGIENWWVNDLYSYLCELPSRMFIQANEDTTIKQISKSNLELLWALELLVICMLVSISFFFTGAGKYAISVQSKWD
- a CDS encoding MFS transporter, translating into MNSSEKATQGSARFRSIKLCIFFSGLSVFAQLYLFQPLLPMAAEQFGVSVGDTSLLVSSSTIGMALGLLFFAFKADSYSRKKLMVFSLISSAFLTIISTWIPSLSILIAVGVLKGFVVSGVSAVALAYLTEEVDALAVPAAISMYLSGNTIGGMSGRIMATLFAGEFGWRNAVLLIGIESCILGAVFWKLFPESRFFNPQKTDYHLKVKQMKFFLTNPYMLRLYCTAALLMGVFVSVYNYLTFRLEAKPFSLSHFIIAFIFLMYIFGVFGTMITGRLSRRFPMNSILKASILSMITGAAMLLSENIYILIFGLGLFTLSFFAAHTMASQMTALYAKRGKSSATSIYWLFYYFGSSILGSGTGYLLHAYSWNVFIAVLIISVITALILTTFNAIPKARIKN